A window of Rhipicephalus microplus isolate Deutch F79 chromosome X, USDA_Rmic, whole genome shotgun sequence genomic DNA:
TTCGATGAAAATAGAAAAATGATAGTAATCTTAAGAATATtatcatcaaataaaaaaaagcatacaATTGCGACTTCAGTGGAAGCTTCGTCATGCGCAACGAAAGTAAAACAGCGGCacttcgacttcaccagtgaagAGGGCCAGTTAAAGCGAGGACTTTTACTTTATGGAAGAATACGAATTCTTTAAGGAGCTCGGCAATTTCATCCCAAAGATTGCTCTTCTTATGATTGTTGCGGAAATCCTCCATCTTGACGCCCCAAAGAAAAGTACGTTTCGTTACTTCTGCAATGGGCAACTAGTTGAAGGCCGCGCGAGACATTTGTGAGCCGGAGAGTGGACGGATGTCatctgctactcagtcggagtGAGTTGTTCTGTGGAGCGAGGTACTCGCAACGCGCGTCCACTCATCTACTAAGCTGCTGGCGTCACGTGTCATCGATTTCACTGCACGCAGTGGCGCgagcgaatttttccaactctggcTATATTCACCAGAGCGTCCAGTTGCCGCTCTAAGAACCTGTTTGGGGCTCGCGCAGTggctgccgctccgctcttggggcaaaatcgctcgcatgtgaaacaggcttcagagtgcctcgatgcgcgcgcccccgttCAGAGTGCAGTCATTCTTTGAAAGGATCAACGTCACCTCGCGGTGCGCGTCCGCCATGTTTTGGCCGAAGCCGTGCTTCTTTAAATGCGCAGGCGGCGCCTGCTGCCTCTGTAAGTAGTTTGATTCATCGCAAGTCCCGCAAGATGACTGCATGCTCCATGCGACACAGGGAACAAACTATTCTAGAAATAAATGTAAGGTGTTTTCTTTCCCAAGCGATCCCAAAAGAAAACTTTTACTGACAGTGAGAATAACGAGTGACGATTGGAAGCCGATGAATGCGTTTCGTGCGTGCAGCGTGACTATTGCAATCTTTGTTGTTGTTTCCTCTTACCTTTCATTTTTGCCGCGTCGGGCTCTTGGGGGACGATTTTCCAAACAGCGTGTATATTACTAGCAACAAAGTCACAGATTACACCATTACAAGTTATGTGTGTGGTTTTGAATTCGTGTTTGTGTGAGTACATGTTGCACTTTCATACAATCGAACGTTGATCGAACTGGTAACCCCAAGTGGTTTCATTGCGTTTGAAGCATGCTGATAAATGTGGTGGTCTTTTCAGGGTATGCTTGAAATAGTGCTTTCGCTGTTGGGGAcatcttcttttgttttgttttatccaCGAAGGTGTGATTATGAAATTGCAGCGTCTATATTTAACTGCAAGAATTCACTTCAAGGTGTGTTTTTTTCTACAAGTGTACAATAGATTTGGTGTTCATGCTCACATTGCTCTTTATTGTACGTTTTGACTGTGTGTATCGGCCCGTGGTAAATCGCATGCTGCTTAACTGCCCCATGTCGTATACAACTCATCACTAATACGTATATATACACTGACTCAAAATTATGCTCCAATATACACCAATTTCTTTAGCATTTCATGCGTAGAGATATATGCAAGTGAGTTCGGACATGTGTGGTAATATATATTTAATTGTACTCAAATGAGTCAAAATTTTTGTTATTGAATGCTTTTTTTCCCATTAGATTCCACGGCGACGAAACATGCAGCGCACTCAACGTACAGACCTTTCCCGCAGTGTTTCGTGCAACCACGTAGGGCTCTGGGATCGCTTTAAAATGACATATTCTGTCAATAAGACCACACGATCGCCTGCCTAATACTGCACAAAGCCTAATTTGTATATGCATAGTTATATCTAAGCTGACCTAAAACGGGTTCGAATGTCCTTGGCACACGCGCACCTGGTAGCTGATAGTGGAGTTAGCAGGTATAAAATCAGAACTTGCCTGATCCATCCGCAATTTGGAAAGGGGCAAAAATGTCATGCTCCGATATATACCATTTCAGTTTATTACCACTCCATATCTAGTCTAACCGTCCAATCTTCGGGCGCTGATgagtttaacgacccaaaaccgacatttgattatgagagaagccgttgtggagggctccagaaatttcgacctcctggggttctttagcatgcactcaaatctgaaccCATGGGCccacagcatcttcgcctccatcgaaaatgcagccgccacagtcgacagtcgatcccgcgacctgcaggtcaacagccgagtatcttagccactaaaccCGTGGCAGGGAATGAAATAGTTCGAAATAGTAAGACTAGTTATTTTTACTTAAAATTGTAATTTCACTGAGTTGTTTGCATGCGTCTATGCTAAAAAATCATTTTCAAACCAAGCTGTCTTGGCCGATCCTGTGCCGGCATTGGCGTTCGCTAGTCACGTGACCTGAGAACCGAGAGGGAGACCCGACGGAAAAAGTGAAATTGCTCTATCTCTCTGAAATCGACGAGACAGAGGCTTGCTCGTATGGCTGAAAGGTGTGAAAGGTTGTGATTGTCCCGATCTGATCAGATGAGATCATAGCCAGGGCCAATGAGCGTACGAGAAGAGACGCTTATCACAAGTCAGCTAGGGGATATAAAAGATACTAAGTGAAAACGTTGCTGAAACCTAGCAGGAAAATGCGATGTATGAGCAAGTAGGTGACAGCTTTACTCTCCGGCAAGTTTTAGGACTAAGAACGGGTCGAATATTTCTTTTAGCATTTATATATCAGGTTACTTGTTGGAATGCAAAACTTGGCTCTTGATATTTGGGTGCCAGCCCCCTTTTAAATGATGCTCCGTAGGTTATTATTCATTGTAGCTTTGCAAGGCAAATTAAAGTTAGGGGCGTTTTTCTTCTTAATAACTATAATAACGGTGAAGTACCCACGACAGAAATGTGAATACTATTCGCGTTATACTGACCAGCGGGGCTACAATGGTCCAGTGTTGCCGATATATTCTGAATGAAAATCACATCACAAAATATGTGCGACTGAGCAGGTGCACCACTGCGTTATGTCCGAATAATTGGCTCGTTCTGTCCACTGAATATACCTACTGAATATTCAGTTGGCAAACGTGCGCAAGCAGTCTTGGTCAATAAGGCAGAATAGATTCGTGCCACTGTGTAAGAGCTTGAGTGGGTATTCAGAAAAAGCATTGGAAATCTACGACATCAGGCACACCGAAGCAAAGTGCTTGGCGTCATAAAAAAGGCAAGCGaggtaacaaaaaaaacaaacaaaattctGCAAATAGCGTATTCAGTACAAAGCGTTGAGTCAGGTTGGAGTAAAATGATGAATGGTAGTCATGTTCAGAAGAGATTGGAAAACAAAATATTAAAGCAATTGTTCTCTGTGTCGGATCTCTCAATTTATTCTCCTTATTCTGGccataaagtaaaaaaagaaaaaaaaaagcagcgagcGCATTCCAGAAGCCTTTCAGTTTTTGCATTGAGGCGCACCAACAGGGTCAATCATTGCACGTGTCGTAAAGAAGGAAGCAGCCTGTGAATTCAAGGCTACAAACAAACTATTTGCCTTGATATACTGTGTGGTCGGAATTGCAAAAAGTAATTAttgctttctttctgttttcacgTACGTTCTTTCCTCCTTTTCTAAGGATTATTTATTACTTGAAAGGCCAAAATTCATATAACCAATTATTGGCCAAACTCCTGAGTGTGCATGAGTAATGCTtcagtgatcatcatcatcatcatcatcatcatcatcatcatcatcatcatcatcatcatcatcatcatctttattACCGTTTCATTGCGGCGAATCCGCGCAGGCAAGCAATCTGCAGCATCGCAAAACACAGAAATGCAGGCTCACAACTACGTACTGGCAGGAAGCGGTAAATATACTCAAGTAACACGTAAAGACGTTTCTAAAAGCACTTTTCTTGCTGTAGCAAGTGTttacaaaaaaatgtttttcttgtCTGGATGGCCACAGTAGAGCCAGTGGCGTATCCTGGAGAAAGAAGCTAACCAGACCTGGGTTGTTAGAAATATATGTTCACCACACGACAGCACAGCCGCTTAATGGATACTTTCAGTTTACGCGTTTCGCAAAAAAATATCTCTGCCAGGGATACAATAGGTCCCAATTTTTGGTAGAGTTGGTCAGTCGCTGTCGTCATTTTTAGCCACAAAAACACATATGAAATTGGGTAGTCGAAGGAAATAAGACCAGTTGAAATTCGGGATAAAAATGCCAACACATTACTTTTGGTCCCACTTTGAAGAATCTGAGGTATTAGCACTCTTTGTTGAGATACTGCATGGGCTTTTGTATTAAACTATTTGAGGTGTGATGGGAAAGTAATTTGCGTTGTTATTAAAATATCATTAACTTCATTATGTATTGAGGTGAGTCAGGAGTAtagcgcagatacgtacgtttaCAGCAGTTACTACCAACATAAAATTAaggttttattcatttatttctgcatttttattatttattactaaTATTTGTGCTAAAACCTCTGTTTTAGACGTTTTATTACGCTTAAAATTTTCAGCATACAATGATTTTTAGTTTTGTATAAATTCATGAAACCACTCAAATGTACCCCAAgccatttcccccccccccccgcacccaGTGTGGGTTAGCCACAGTTTAAaagtgaaaaagaacaaaaaaaaaaaacaacaagaacccTTTCATCACGTCTATCTGTGCGCGTGATTCTGTCCTTTAGAGCCTCTCTTTCTGTGTTCGCTATTTCCGAAGTTTGCATGGCTGTGCGTGTGGAATTCTCTTAAGAAAACCAAAAGACAAACAAACTAATTGATATTACCCTTCTGTGTCGACACATGCATAAGTTGTATCgtttttatttgtgttttaatTAGGGTGTTCAGTTTATTTTATTATTCATTAATAATGAGAAGGCCATTATTTTGTACATTTGAGCGAGCATCAAAATTTCAATACAAAGATTTTAATGCTTTAATTTTATGACCTCCGTTACCCTAGAACCTCATAAGATTTTTTACCCCACAAGATACTTGGCCAATTctccccaccgcagtggtctagtggctatggtactcggctgctgtcactgatgtcacgggatcgaatccaggatgcagcggctgcatttacgatgaaggcggaagctgtaggcctgtgtgctcaaatttgggtgcacgttaaggaaccccaggtggtcaaaattttccgagacctccactacggcgtctctcataatgatatggtggttttgggacgttgaaccccacgtatcaatcaatcaatcttggcCAATTCTCctcagtgggtatgagccacaagagaaggtcAACAAGATCAGAACCAAGATCAGCGGCTAACCATCATACGTGTCTCACATCAGTGCGAGGTCCCACTGTCGGTTAATTATATTTATTCTTATACTCATCCCCTGCCAATGGACGACGAATAAGAGAGGAAGACTAGCGCTTCAAGACGTGGTTGCTGTGTGTTAGGCATCCACGATGCGCGCTTCCCGCTGGGACCCGAAAGTGATTGAGGACAAGACGCCGTCGACCGCTAGCCTGCATAGGTTCGTGCGGGACATCAAGGACATCAAGCACAAACCCCTGCCTCGGATATACGTCTTCCCCGAGGAGGACTTGAGCAAGCTGCACGCTGTCGTGGTCGGGCTGCCGGGTACGCCCTACGAGGACGGCTTCTTCCACTTCTTCGTGAAGTGCTCACCAAGTTACCCGATAAAGCCGCCTCTCGTGCGCCTGCTAACCAAGGATGCTGGTCGCGTCCGATTCAACCCGAATCTCTACGCTTGCGGAAAAGTAAGCCTCTCAACATCAGCTTGTCTGCGGAAAGTGAATACGGGCTCACCGGGAAACGGTATTCTCATAGTTaattgtgtattttttttctcacactgGAAATGATATCGTAAATCGTTGCCCCACCGCAGtcgtgtagtggctaaggtactcgtgtgctgacccacaggttgcaggatcgaatccctgctgtggcggctgcatttccggtggaggcggaaatgctgtaggctcgtgtgctcggatttggctgcacgttacagaaccccaggtggtgaaaatttccggagccctccactacggcgtctctgataatcatatgatggctttgggacgttaagccccacatatcatcaacttAGTAGATCGTTCGCTCATTCCACTTCCATCTAAAGCGCTCATGCAGTGGCAGGGAATCGAATCTGCATCTTCGAGCCTTGTGGAGTAATACACGTCCTCTAAAGCTGAACTTTTGTTTTTCATAGGGCTATGAttggcagcttttcttcttcttttttgtgtgtctcTGACTCGCAGGTCTGCCTCAGCATTCTAGGTACAGAGATAGGGCCAGCATGAAGCCCGGTTCAGACAATAAGCGACCTGCTGCTCTCCATACAGTCGCTACTCATAAAGGAACCGTTCCTCAACGAGCCGCTACTCGCAGAAGCATTCTTGAACGACTACCAGGACTATAAGCGAAAATTGGAACACGAGACTATCAGGGTCGCCGTCTGCAGTGCGGTAGAAGCCTGCATGCAGGACAATCCCCCGTGCCCGCTGGACTTGGTAGCGGTCATCATAAGCGAGTTCACCGAACACTACGACAAGTACGTGCGTAAAGTAAAAAGTCTGCTTCATCTTACAGGCAACTTAATGGAGAAGACATTTTTGGGTCCCAATTTAGAGGACACTACCTTTCAGTACGAGGCTCTGCTGACGCGACTCATGAAATTGAACGAGAGGTTGAATACCACAAACTAAACTTGAGCAAATATGTTCCTGAGTGCTCACTGAACGCTGGCGGCCATTACGCCCTGTGAAAAATTGCTCTTGAGAAGACCTTGCGCCAgagacatctgcatctgggccgCCTCACAGAGACTTGCCAGGAGAACGGAACCAATTTAGCACAAACTCAAGAACTGTGCTCAGCTAAGTGACAGACTGACTTTCGCGGGAGCCCTCACGTAAATTAAATTCTCTGATCATAGCCGCGTACATCACAAATGATGTAGTTGCAGCagctcttcgtcttcctcgtggATAAGAGAGTGCCATTATTTACTTAGATGGCAGTTATCATTAAGAAGTTCTTCTTTTTGCACTCCCTCATAGCACGGTGCGTCTTATGGGCGTTTTAATGGCGAATACAGATCAATCTTGTTTGACAGGAACCGATTAGCAGTGCCGTAGGGGCTTCCACTCGTGAAGATCCCTGGCCCAGCTGCTCTGAATAACATGAATTCGCATTCCTTCGAACATTAGCAAGCACCTCAATATCTTATCGTTTTTTCAGGCACACCTTGTTTCCAAATGACTAAAATTATGTCGATGTAGATATGAACGGCAAAGATACAATGTCAACTGCAAAATGGCGTTGTTCTAACGACTTTCGAATATTTCGAGTGTGATATATAATAAGTGTttgggtttaccgtcccaaaacgtGTGTCATATACATGTGGATTCGCcccataattatgagagacgctgtaatgaaGGGCTCAAAAAATTTCGACTGTGTGGTCCTCCTAAAGTTGCACCTAAATCGaggtacacgggcctccagccccttcaccttcattgaaaatgcagctgccgttcCCCGGAATTTGAtcgcacgacctgcgggtcagcaaccgagtgccttagccactggtCCACCGTGGCGGTTTTCGACCGTATATATAGCAGAATAAATGAAGCCTATACGAGTCATGAAGAAAATGCACACCACGGCCAGAAGCCCGGTGTGTTCGCTCTTTAGTTCTTAAATGCCTAAGTGTTTTTGTATGCGTACTGTTAGCACATCGCTAGAACCCTTTTTGAGAACTAAATACACAGGCTTCAAGGATTTCGCCTCAATTAAAATGCGAGCGCCGTGGCGTGTGTTATTGTGACTCTAAATGAACGTCGCTAAAAGTACCAAGCTAAAAGTATACAGCTTGACACTTcgagcaactttttttttgtaaatcgaGAGTCCACATAAACCATGCTATAGGTAGTAGAAATCAAGGGTCATGGATTTTGCCTAATTAATTCGTAATATAATCAATCGTGGCTATGAAGTGCACGAAACACGTTCATAaatttataaaataagtgaatgTTTGAATGGGTGGCCAAGGCCCAGGCCACTAATTTGCCGGAAATTTCATAAAGTGGTTACCGCCACCTGTTCCAACAATATTCTCTTTCCCTTGGAGCAAAGCAGCAAATTGCACGCGCATGTGGCTTATCTGTTTGCCTTGCCTTCATTTTCGCGCGACAAAGAAGTGTAAATGTAAGGGTTTGTTTTCTCTGTTAGACgcaatgttaatgagaactaacagaaaatgataccaaggaaaatataggagaTGGTGTTATGAGTAACTGTTATGtaagtgcgaagaaaaaaaaagcaggcgaaAAAATAGCATGCCACCAGCAGGCACCTaacttgcgaccttcaaataacgcttcCGATGCTCCACCGTTGAGCTACCGCAGCAGTcctgcctccatccactttttaaggtatatatgtgcatttaaactcGGGAGCATCAGTCAGCGCTGCGAGTGGCCACTATGGTACGAACTGACGCcagcaaaacaagaaaaaaacacaaaatgctGCTTCTATGTTTCCACGAGAAATGACATCGGTCGTTTTGGAATGCCAACAAAACACATTTTGCCCTAAACTTAAATTAGGGTTTTCATGATTGATCTTAGTTAAACGAATAATTATAATATATATAAAGTTACCCTAGCGGGCGCCACGTGGTGGTAGACCATCGTCGTTGGTTTCAATAAATGACGGTCAaccactttttattattattatttataaggTATTATACCTGTATAAATACCTGTACTGTAAGAAATACCTGTATTTATTATTAAATACAGGTATTTCCACAGAACCAGCCTGGTAGCGTTCATCGTGCAGCGTCAACGTCACGTTGCTCAGGCGCACACGTCATTGCGTGTAGCACCAGCGTGTAGTGTAGGTGCAGCACAAAAGCCATTACTCCATGCACTATCGTTCATTTATTAGATGCCCATATTTTTGTCAATATGCACGCCTCTGCAGGCACCACGCAGTCAGCTTCATTTTTTCTGCGCTACAGGTAACGTGCAATGGCTGTAGCTTTTGAATGGTGTGTGCCAGTCGTACTCATCACCATTCAAGAGAAATATGCAGTTGTATACACGTAGGCAGCAGAAAGGAGCCCAAAGGTTTCATAGGCACTTTGccgagaagaataaaaaaaaacgcatttcagAACAACCACGAGGAGCGTTGTCTCCGATGCTGTTCACGAGACGACAGCCGAGAAACACGGCTGGTACGTCATTTTGGCAGCATCTGACACAACATCAATCCAGCTGCGAAGCTCTCTCGCTGCCTTTAAACACTGCCCAGTTCTCTAAACTACTCCACTTTTCGAATGTGTCACAATTCTTTCCATTATCTGCCAGGCGCCGAACGTTTCCTTGTTATTCTACTTCGAAATGTCCCTCCAGACCTTCCTTTTATTCTGGTCTTCGGCTGAATAGAATGCAAGGAAACTCGAAGTAGAAGGGGCCAATGTTGTGTGCGAACGCAATTTCCGGAGGGCGCCATCGGTTCCTAATCAGATCAGACTTGAGCTCCTGGCCAAACTTTCTTCATTTCACACGGGGAAGCTCGGTGATGGAGAAGCTGCGGCAGAAGCAAACAACGCATCAGCTACAGCAATGGAGAGATGCGTGTCAGCCGCCGGCTCGAAACGAACAGAGCAGTGGCTGGAACCTTTGGCAGCCACAGAAAGAAGCAAACGGCGCAAATAAATGGCGCTTTTTATAGCACGGGATTATTCGTGCGAACTCCACGCTTCACTCAGTGTCTAACATGATTGTGTTTTTATGCGTGTTATATCAGATGAAGTGTCTGTCGTTTTTATTGTAGTTTCTCCGTAACGCAATAGATACGCCTTGAAACAAGCAATGGTTATTGGTCCTAAATGAAGTGCTACAAGAAGTGTAACGCAAACTATAGAAAGCGAAAGTCATCAGCGAAAGGTCGTTAAAGCACGTGCGTGGCTTTAGGGGTATGTCGCGTTTAGACTAACACAGCGGGAAACGCAGTGGCCGTAAATGTGCCAGCTTGTTGACTAAAATTGATTGTTGTGAAAATATATGAttaagaaaaaagtcacagcgttGCCGTagaagcgaagcaatgaatgcgatagcaacaaattggaatgtcaagCGAAGAATGTCACTCACAACCAAGAGGTCGGACGTTAGATTCTGGGTGCTTGAGTTTTTTTCTACATACTTTCTTATTACGTtctcatatatatacatacgtatacccgtacggtgaatgacggcggtcGCCGACGCTggcagcaaaatccagccgagagtgtctatataatttctatcgcaattaAAAATTACAACTGAAGCACTCCGTGGAGATGGTTAACCAGCAAAGCTGAAACTTGCGGCCACAGGTGGTTGCAGACgtcacagctaaagccactcaAAAAACTTCCGCTGAAAGCGGGCGTCGGGGTGAAGACATTTACGTCATGGCTTCGTTGACGCTGTTTTGCTCGTCTCCGCCCTGTCCGCGCATGCGCACACAGGCATGCAGGGGCCAAAATATATATTTCTTTCTATAAGTATCTCTCGTCTCTTCCGCGTTCTTTTCTATCCCACTGCCCATCTATGTGAAGCGCTGTTCAAGTGACCTTTACGAATAAACCAcgatgcactttttttctttttcttcgttttccCATTTTTCAATGTCCTGCTGATGAAAACGCGTGCTCGGTGGCACGGCGGCGCAGAGGGGAACGACCTCTCTGGCTGTGCTCCTAATGGCACGCGCACTTGGATGTGACGCAGAGAACGGCGTAACTGACGGAGCAGCCAATGGAGACGTTCAGCGTTACTCGTGGCGAATGAGTTTTCGATTCGGCAAGCCATATACAGTTTTCGCTGTGAAACAAACTTGCGACGTTCGAACTAACGTCTATCACGTGTAGACCACCTTCTGCTCTATAGAACAAGTAATCGATGAAGAAACGGGTAGTCGTCTTCAGATGTTTCCAGTCTGGGGGGCGTGCATACTTGACCCTATCTGAATAGCTTCCGGATCATGTCATGGAAACCAACTGGCACAAAAGTGCCATTTTGAGGTCACAGAAGGAAATAATGTACTACTAAACTTTGTTGGCAGTCCATTCTGCGCGCATCTGTCGTAAAGAACAGGGTGACGTATATACACATGAACAGCGATAATTTTGCATAAAAAGTTTATATTACAGCTTGGCGGCATGACTCTTTAGGCGTAAACAACTCGACTGGTTATTTTTGTTTAGAGCTCTGTAACATGATACTGTTGAACAAGGACGCGAACATGTGTCCTTTTGGTGTACCTCTATTCATCCGTGCCATTGTGCGCTCGTATCTTGTTACTTAGATATGCCAATAATTAAAAAGGTGTTTTGCCAGACACGAGCTGCGAAATTTGAAAGAGACGCTAAGCGCGGCAAGGCGAGACCCGAGTGGATTACTTTACCTAAAATTCGCTATGTCAAAAAAAGCGATAAAGTGTTTTATCTAAGCTCTTCGGCCTCGTTCTGTAGTTTTTTTTATCAATGCTTACTGTCGCTTTACTATCATGTGAGGTAATTGTACGCTGTGCTTGAGTAAACCCCTTCAAGTCGCTTAGAAAGAGTGCTCACCAATTGACGTCATCAttctccccctccccccgtcAAACAAATGCCGC
This region includes:
- the LOC119161984 gene encoding ubiquitin-conjugating enzyme E2 Z, whose protein sequence is MRASRWDPKVIEDKTPSTASLHRFVRDIKDIKHKPLPRIYVFPEEDLSKLHAVVVGLPGTPYEDGFFHFFVKCSPSYPIKPPLVRLLTKDAGRVRFNPNLYACGKSLLIKEPFLNEPLLAEAFLNDYQDYKRKLEHETIRVAVCSAVEACMQDNPPCPLDLVAVIISEFTEHYDKERPNRSAMDSKSSRGTTQIALVGANWEDPEHHVKSRSKPSEDVITGFDVRLLRGRGSELSGRASGDGDRNRRL